The sequence CCGGACGTTTTGTGTGCTAATTTTTTTGCCGCATTTTTCTTCTAGTGACTTGAGTGACGTAATGAATTGACCCGGTTTCAACGAATACGATTCGCTTTTCCACTCCCATTCAGCCTCTTCGAAGTTCGCCATCAGCAATAATGTAATGAACACGACTTTCTGTTCTGGTGTCGAGCCTGTCCAAATCGGATCCTCGAGCAGTGAGCGATATAATTTCAACCAACCTTTATTCATTCCAATCCCCTACCTTTTCTTTTTTTAAATGAACACTCTATTCATCTGATATATAGAGCGGTTTTTGGAGAAAGGATACTACTTGCGAAAATAATGTAAAATAAAAAATCCAACCTTATGAGAAGGTTGGATTTTTCTGTTGGTGTATAGAGATCTCTTCCTCTGTAATTCAATGGGTACTTGTCACCCATCGATGATACTAAAATTCATTTTAGTAACTGAACTTTATTAGATTAAAGTAATTTGAAATGTCAGACATCATTATTGATTAATACGAACGCTTGTTTTATAATTACTATATAAACTTGGGAGGTGTGTTCATGGTTGCTTTCGTGAAAGAAGAGACAGAACAGTATGGGACGGAGCTATTGGAACTTCGTAATGATTTTGTGTTTAAGTCGTTTTTCACCGATGAACGAAACAAAGGATTGCTCTTACATTTCGTGAATTCGATTGTAGACGAGAAAATCCACTCTCTTCACTTGATTGACCCGACAGCTAAGATGGAGCATGCTGCTGACAAATTATCCATATTAGATTTAAGGGCGACAACTGAAAACGGAAACCAGATTAATATTGAACTACAGTTACAACGTCATACTGCATTCAACGAGCGAATATTGTATTATTGGGCTAAAACGTACACCTCCCAAATTAAGACTGGCGATCCATATACGCTCTTACAAAAAGTAATCCAAATCATTATTGTCGATTTCGATTTATTGCCTTCTTGCGGTGTTCATAGTACATTCCTATTAACAGAACCATCCACAAGCACGATTTTTAGCAATCATCTTGAAATCCACGCTTTGCAATTAGGAAGAGTGGGCAACAAACCTTTACAAGATATGAGTAATTTAGAAAAGTGGCTACTGTTTTTCAAAGGAAACCAAAAAGAGAAGGAGGAAGTCGCTATGGAAAGTTCTGCATTCAAGGAAGCGTTCGAAGAAATCGAGAGGCTGAGCAGAGATCCGGAAACCGTCCAACTGGCCATCAGTAGGGAAATGGCATTGCGTGACCATATTCAACGAATGGAAGATGCTGAAAATCGAGGATTGGCCATTGGAATTGAAAAAGGGATTGAAAAAGGAATCGAACAAGGAATTGAACAAGGGATTGAACAAGGGCTTGAACAAGGGATTGAAAAAGGAAAACGAGCGAAACAAGTAGAACTGATCGTAAAACTTCATGAAAAATCATCTCCCCTCTCATTTATTGCTGAAGTGGCTGATCTTTCTATTGATGAGGTTCAGGAGATTATACAAAAGCACGCAAATCAGCTGTAAAGAGCCCGTTACATGTATTCTTTGTAGTAAACGCATCCTTAAAGAAGTAACACCTCTCCGATTTGCATCTGTGCAACGGAGGGGTGTTACTTCTTTTTATTCGCTTTGTTTCGCAATTTGCCATCTTCCGTACTGTCGTCAGGCGTGAACTAAACCTACCCGTAAGTTAATCAAGATTAAAGTATTTGTTGACCTAAACCCACCCAATAGTAACGGTATTATCATGAAAGAATTCAATAACATATTTCTGACGAAGGCAATAAATATATAAATCACTTCCTAACCAGGCAATCTCTTCAATCGTACTTAATAATTCTTCAGTCAAATTAGTTTTCACACACGGATAACTATTATATCCCCAAAAGATATATATGGGCGTTAAAGTATCAAATCCTTTAGAAATTAGAAGTGAAGGAACGCTTTTAATTTCTTGGGGATTTATTTCAACTCGGTTAACAATAGTAGTTTCCCAGTCAATACTGTTCCAAGAACCAATCGGAAAGTTTACAGAGAAATCTTCTACAATTGAATTAGTTTTATTAGAATCTAGAATTTCAAATACTTTCGTTTCCCCGAACACTTCCTGAAGCAGAACCTTTACTTCATTCTCTTTTTGAATCGCTTCTTGCATTAAATCTTTTTGTTTCCGTGCCACTAGAATTTCATTTAATCTCTTCTGTCTTTCTTTTTTGTTCACTCTACTGTTAACTCCTTTCCTATATAGTTTTATTGGACTAAACTGCCCCTTCTACTTCACATTAACTTCTTTACATCCTTCCAATCACACGTCACGCCTACACTCACTATCCGTGTTTCTTTTGTACCATTGTGGTAAACTGTATGTAAGATAAAAAAGACCGGATGCGATGAACATCCAGTCAATGCAACGGACATATCGCATGAAGTGCGGTTGGCCGGTATTAAGGTATTCTTACGAGAGAGTAACTACCCTGCTTACTTGGACGTTAGCGGAGGGTCGTTACTTTTTTCTATTGGTGGATAGAGTAATTAACGCTACGATGGTTGCTGCCGTTGCCGCTAGAAACATTCCAAATTGGAACATCATATTGATAGAATCATATGTCACCATATACACACCCCATTTCCAGGGAGTGCCATCCGTCCATTCGCTACATGCCGTTGCATTTACTAGTTTATCATACTAGTATTTTTTTATCGACAATAATACGAACATACGTTTCAAATAATTTTAGAATACTTGTTTTTTTCTAAAGGTGTAAGCCGATCAGGATGGATTATGGATGTAAGTGATTCGGGATCTGTTTGAAGATTTCCTATTGTTTTTCGCGCCAGATTAGTTGGCAGCGGTGTGCCAAAGAAAATAATCGATAAAGTAAAAGCACACAAAGACTATAAAAACGCCCAAGAAAAACAAAAAAAGCTAGACAAAGCAGCTAAAGAAATTAAAGATAAAAAGGTAAACATGAGTAAAACAACTGATATAATTATCGCTATAGCAATCGTCGTGGCAGCCACTTCAACATTCTTTTTCCCAGGAGACGATGTCGCCGCTTGGGGATTGCTACTTCGCGCCATCACTAGATAAAGGAGGGAATGTATTGGAAATGCCGGATGTGTTTCTTGTAAAGGAACTTGTTTTGAAAGATGTAGAAGTATTACACATCTTGCAACCTGGTAAGATTCTGGCTTATGTCGTCATCGAGGATTGTCATAGACACTCGACAATAGACGATTTCCCTCATATCGCCCATCTCTATGAAGAAGGTGAGTGGGAGTCACGCACGAATTTTATTAAAGCACAGATTATTGTGAAGGATGACAGCTTATCTAAGGAAGAAAAAGATGTGCTGTCAGAGATGGTCATGATTTACATCGAGTCGAAACCAAGTGTGGATACATTTGTCCAATTTGCAGTGAAGCCAGAGGTTTACGATTATCTCGATTCCTATGATGAAAACCCCTCCTTGTTTTACAATGCATTATTGAAATGTACAGAAAATAGCCACGATGTGAAAAGAATTACCATTGATTCATTAAATCACCTTACGCAAATAGAATCATGATTTGCAAAGGTGCCTGGGCCAGAAACATTCACGTTAATTCATACGGTTTGAATAAAAACAAAGGACTATCTCACGAATTAAAATTCCTCAACGTTTCCATTTCATCTTTATGGAATTGTAGTGTATTATCTGAATTCAACTTTACACACGTACCTTTCATTACTTTCGAGTGGATGAATGGGATGGTTTTTCAACCTTCGTCCCTCCCTTTTCATTAATGAACACGAGAAAGAGGTACTTATCAAAGACAGGTGATTCTCCATTTCCCCTGCTAAACAAGTAATACCAAAAAGGTGTTAGGTTTTCATCGAATTCCGATGAACCTAACAGCTTTTTTATGAGCTTCAACAAATTTTTATTCACGTTTGTCTGTATGACCAAATTGCTCTTCATACATGATTCGTACCGTTTTCGGTGCAGCCCAAAACGTGGGTAGCAATAGTAACGACACAGGCATTGCTGTAACGACGATGAAAGATTGGATCGCTTCGATTCCGCCTTTGCTAATCATTAACAGCACAATTGCCACAGTGCCCATAATGATTGCCCAAAACACACGCAGGCTCTTTGGCGGGATGCTATTTCCTGCTATCGCCACCGAAACAGTATACGCCATCGAGTCGGCAGTTGTCACAACGAATAAAATGGTCACTAACAAGAACAGAGGTGCAATGATGGCACTAAACGGCAATTGTTGTGTGATTGCCATCATGGCAGCCGGCATGCCCGATGTATTCAAAGCTTCTGAAATAACGCCCGGCTCGCCCAATTCATAAAACATGCCCGTCCCGCCTACAACAGAAAACCAAAATGACGTCACGACGGGCGCTGTAATCGAAACCGCCAATATCAATTCACGTATTGTGCGTCCGCGTGAAATCGTTGCTATAAAGATGGCCATCATCGGTCCATATCCGAGGAACCAGCCCCAGAAAAAGACCGTCCAGGAACCTAACCAAACCGAATCCCCGCGAAACGTGCTCATCGGTAAGAATTCTTTAAGATAAACCCCACTTGCTTCTAAAAACGTATTTAGGATAAAACCACCCGGTCCGACCAATAAAATCGCAACAATTAAAATCAAAGTAATGCTTATGTTTAAATTACTAAGAAATTCAATCCCTTTGCGTAAGCCTGTAACGGCTGATAATGTGGCGATTACGACGACGCTAATGATGACGGTCACTTGTGTCGCCAAGTTATTCGGTACCCCAAACAACGATTCCAGTCCATACGCAGCCTGTAAGCCAAGGAAACCAATGGGGCCAATTGTCCCCGCCGCTACTGCAATAATTGCGGATGCATCGATGATGGTCCCAAGTATGCTCTTCCCCATGATCTTTTCACCAAGCAACGGGTAGAGCAGTGTCCGTGGTTTGAGCGGCATTCCTTTTTGATAATGGGCATACATCAAAACAATCGTGCCTAGTGTTCCAAGAATTGACCATGCAAGAAAGCCCCAATGTAAATACGATTGAACAAATGCGGGAATAACAGCGCTTTTAGTGCCCGACTCTACACCTGTCCCCGCGAAAATAGGGGGACTGGAAAGAAAATGATACATCGGTTCAGCGGCTGCCCAAAATACACCTCCACCTGCCAGTAAAGTGGTCATGATCATAGAAATCCATTTAAAATAACTAATTTCTGCTTGATCGGTTCCACCTAAACGAATCTTTCCGTATTTCGAGAACCCTAGGAAAAGTGCGATGAAAAAGGTACCCAGTAACAAGACTTGCCAAAATCCACCGAAATATTTTACAGCAAAAGCGAATAGTAGATCTACCATATCCGCTACAAAATCTATATTGATAAACGATGCAATGACAAAAGCGACGAGTAAACCGCCACTGATGAAAAGTACACGCCAATCTGTCTTAGTTTTGTATTCATTCAAAATAAAACCTCCATGCGAGCATGTTTTAAATTGCTATCCTTCGACTTCTGGATACCAAGCTCAATTTCTTTGTGCAGTTTAACACACTTATTGACTCCGTCAAAAATATTGTGCCCAAAGAATACGATTTAGAACAGAATGATTGAGGTTTAGGTTGTGATTATGTTTTTCATTGGCGTTTGATTTAATAGTTCTGGTGGTAATTATATTTATATAGTTACTTATTAACTTGGCTATTATAAGTAAAAAGAAGACTTTACTTCATTAGGGATACATCGTTTACGTTTTTAACAGAATGGTGTTTCTAACAGTAAAATGGTCAATCCCACGTTTACTACCCTTTTTCTGCTCCACTAACACAAATACATATTTCATCTGAAAAGGAGCAATTCTCATGGCACTGGCAATTTCGAAGATCTTATTTATCATTGTAATTATTGCAGCCGTCTTAACGCAATTCTTCTTGTATCGACGTAAAAACCAATCTGGACATAGTCTGTTCATTATCAATATGTTGGTAGGTATTGTGTTGTCTTATCTTGCATTCACCGCATTGCCAGCAAACTATACAGGACAAAAAGTGTTGGCAATCGCTTGGGGTGTGATCGCTGTAGTGGCAGTAGTTTTAAAGGTCACAAACGAAAAATTTATCACGCTCAGCAAGATATTACTTTCGATCGCCATCATTGGTGGGGTCGTACAGTTACTAGCTTGAGAAGTCGATGGCGCATAAATTAAACTAAAAGGGACTCAGCCATTACGGTTGATCGTCCCTTTTGTTTTGCCTCACTTCACTTCATCCCACCCATTCCATAGCTTCCAGTTGGATCTTCACTTCAGCAAACTCGATTGTCGGATTTTCCAAAGTGATACGATGGACTACCTCGTCTTCAACCCTATTCAACAAACGGACGAGTAGGAGTAATGAACGATTCGTAGCTCAATGCATATCTGGTTCCTTTTAATATGTGAAGATTTCATGGCAGATGTATGAAAAATTCGCATAGTCATGATTCGTTCGAATACCGATTAGACGTCTAACCAATTATACTAAATAGATGGCATCACAAAATCGATGCCTTTATAGATGGAGGGAAATGAATTGAAAAAACTCGTATCGGCGCTACTTGCAGTAACACTCATCATGTCACCGATCGGCAACACACTCTTTACCAATGATGTCTCAACTGTTGAAGCGAAGGGCTATAAGTCTGGTAAGAAAAGCTTCAATCCGACAAACAATTATAACAAGCCACAAGTGGATAAGAAAAAAGAAGATACTTCTTCATTTAATAAATCCACAAACAAACCAAACAATACGGCGAAAAAGGGCGGCTTCTTTTCAGGCGGGCTCATGAAAGGGTTATTCATTGGCGGTCTCGCTGGTCTTTTATTCGGTAGCTTATTTGCCAATATGGGCATCTTAGGTTCCATTTTAGGCTTGATGGTCAATGTATTGGCGATCGTCTTGGTCATTGG is a genomic window of Sporosarcina oncorhynchi containing:
- a CDS encoding BCCT family transporter → MNEYKTKTDWRVLFISGGLLVAFVIASFINIDFVADMVDLLFAFAVKYFGGFWQVLLLGTFFIALFLGFSKYGKIRLGGTDQAEISYFKWISMIMTTLLAGGGVFWAAAEPMYHFLSSPPIFAGTGVESGTKSAVIPAFVQSYLHWGFLAWSILGTLGTIVLMYAHYQKGMPLKPRTLLYPLLGEKIMGKSILGTIIDASAIIAVAAGTIGPIGFLGLQAAYGLESLFGVPNNLATQVTVIISVVVIATLSAVTGLRKGIEFLSNLNISITLILIVAILLVGPGGFILNTFLEASGVYLKEFLPMSTFRGDSVWLGSWTVFFWGWFLGYGPMMAIFIATISRGRTIRELILAVSITAPVVTSFWFSVVGGTGMFYELGEPGVISEALNTSGMPAAMMAITQQLPFSAIIAPLFLLVTILFVVTTADSMAYTVSVAIAGNSIPPKSLRVFWAIIMGTVAIVLLMISKGGIEAIQSFIVVTAMPVSLLLLPTFWAAPKTVRIMYEEQFGHTDKRE
- a CDS encoding putative holin-like toxin → MVTYDSINMMFQFGMFLAATAATIVALITLSTNRKK
- a CDS encoding Rpn family recombination-promoting nuclease/putative transposase is translated as MVAFVKEETEQYGTELLELRNDFVFKSFFTDERNKGLLLHFVNSIVDEKIHSLHLIDPTAKMEHAADKLSILDLRATTENGNQINIELQLQRHTAFNERILYYWAKTYTSQIKTGDPYTLLQKVIQIIIVDFDLLPSCGVHSTFLLTEPSTSTIFSNHLEIHALQLGRVGNKPLQDMSNLEKWLLFFKGNQKEKEEVAMESSAFKEAFEEIERLSRDPETVQLAISREMALRDHIQRMEDAENRGLAIGIEKGIEKGIEQGIEQGIEQGLEQGIEKGKRAKQVELIVKLHEKSSPLSFIAEVADLSIDEVQEIIQKHANQL